A genomic region of Chloracidobacterium sp. contains the following coding sequences:
- a CDS encoding MATE family efflux transporter, which yields MSIETPPTLAADNSIRSILREALWGSTRDFTQGSLGAAIVILAVPMIIEMFAESLFAVVDIFFVSHLGANAVAVVGITESMMYLIYSVAIGISIGATATVARRIGEKDPDGAARAAAHSIYLGVAASIVLGAIGAIFAPDILAAMGADEPTIAEGVNFTRIMLGGNVVVMMLFLLNAIFRGAGDAAVAMRVLWMANILNMVLAPCFIFGVWIFPEMGVTGAAVGTVIGRGVGAAVAAYTLFFGNRRVTIRGEHWTFDSSLLWKLARVSGPAIFQFFVQTASWIGLIRVITGFGMIALAGYQIGIRVVIFALLPSLGLANAAATLVGQNLGAGKPERAEKAVWTAARYNAVVQTSIGIAFVIFAPQIAGIFTQEPEVLAFASDALRVIAYGFFFYAIGMVLETAFNGAGDTWTPTYIALGVFWCFEIPLAYYLSYRAGLGPHGVFWSITIAFSVLAVVAALLFRRGKWKLKEV from the coding sequence ATGTCTATCGAAACGCCGCCGACGCTGGCGGCTGACAATTCAATTCGCTCGATCCTCAGAGAAGCTCTGTGGGGCTCGACGCGTGATTTTACTCAAGGCAGTCTCGGTGCGGCGATCGTCATTCTGGCGGTGCCGATGATCATCGAGATGTTTGCCGAGAGCCTGTTTGCAGTGGTTGACATATTTTTCGTCTCGCATCTGGGTGCGAATGCGGTCGCGGTCGTCGGCATTACCGAATCGATGATGTATCTCATCTATTCGGTCGCGATCGGCATAAGCATCGGAGCGACGGCGACCGTTGCGCGTCGAATCGGCGAAAAGGATCCCGACGGTGCGGCACGTGCCGCCGCGCATTCGATCTATCTCGGCGTGGCGGCATCGATAGTGCTCGGGGCGATCGGTGCGATCTTCGCGCCGGACATTCTGGCGGCAATGGGAGCAGACGAGCCGACCATTGCCGAGGGCGTCAATTTTACCCGAATCATGCTCGGCGGCAACGTCGTCGTGATGATGCTGTTTCTGCTCAACGCGATCTTTCGCGGCGCCGGCGACGCAGCCGTGGCGATGCGCGTGCTGTGGATGGCAAACATTCTGAATATGGTCCTTGCGCCGTGTTTTATCTTTGGCGTCTGGATCTTTCCGGAGATGGGCGTCACGGGTGCCGCTGTCGGCACGGTCATCGGCCGCGGCGTCGGTGCGGCCGTAGCCGCGTACACGCTGTTCTTTGGCAATCGGCGAGTAACGATACGAGGCGAGCACTGGACGTTTGACAGTTCGCTGCTATGGAAACTCGCTCGGGTCTCAGGCCCGGCCATCTTTCAGTTCTTTGTCCAGACCGCAAGCTGGATCGGGCTGATCCGCGTGATTACGGGCTTTGGGATGATCGCGCTTGCCGGCTATCAGATCGGCATTCGCGTGGTGATCTTTGCGCTGCTGCCATCGCTCGGTTTGGCAAACGCGGCCGCGACGCTCGTCGGCCAAAATCTCGGTGCCGGCAAGCCCGAACGCGCCGAAAAGGCCGTCTGGACGGCCGCCCGTTACAACGCCGTCGTCCAAACCTCGATCGGTATCGCTTTTGTGATATTCGCACCGCAGATCGCAGGCATCTTTACACAGGAGCCTGAGGTGCTGGCGTTTGCGAGCGATGCATTACGCGTGATCGCATATGGTTTCTTCTTCTACGCGATCGGCATGGTGCTCGAAACGGCATTCAACGGCGCCGGCGACACCTGGACGCCGACGTATATTGCGTTGGGCGTTTTCTGGTGCTTCGAGATACCGCTGGCGTATTACCTGTCGTATCGAGCAGGCCTCGGCCCGCACGGCGTGTTTTGGTCGATAACGATCGCGTTTTCGGTCCTGGCAGTCGTCGCGGCATTGCTGTTCCGCCGCGGCAAGTGGAAGCTGAAGGAAGTATAG
- a CDS encoding leucyl/phenylalanyl-tRNA--protein transferase, with the protein MVFPNPLTHDYAEWVEIGEYLYSSRDVVAYGTPLTTENVREAYLKGIFPWYTEGLPLPWHCPERRAILEFRELHVPRSLLQARRKGEFTFTIDKAFADVMRECSLAYRPGQGGTWITADFERVYGQLHREGMAHSVEAWDVDGDLAGGLYGIDAGGVFCGESMFYKQPNASKLALLHLIDHLAARGSTWLDCQVMTPHMKALGAKEIKRKTFLKRLSESHLAAASLFSE; encoded by the coding sequence ATGGTCTTCCCGAATCCACTCACGCACGATTACGCCGAGTGGGTCGAGATCGGCGAGTATCTCTACAGCTCTCGTGATGTCGTCGCTTACGGCACGCCGCTGACGACTGAGAATGTTCGCGAGGCTTACCTGAAAGGCATTTTCCCGTGGTACACCGAGGGCCTGCCGCTGCCGTGGCATTGCCCCGAACGGCGGGCGATATTGGAGTTCAGGGAACTGCACGTTCCGCGAAGTTTGCTGCAAGCGAGGCGAAAGGGCGAGTTTACGTTCACTATCGACAAGGCGTTTGCCGATGTGATGCGCGAATGCTCGTTGGCCTATCGCCCCGGCCAGGGCGGCACGTGGATCACTGCGGATTTCGAGCGCGTTTACGGCCAACTGCACCGTGAAGGCATGGCCCACAGCGTCGAGGCGTGGGACGTCGACGGCGATCTCGCCGGCGGCCTCTACGGCATCGACGCGGGCGGCGTCTTTTGCGGCGAATCGATGTTCTATAAGCAGCCAAACGCCTCAAAACTCGCCCTGCTCCACCTCATCGACCACCTAGCCGCACGCGGCTCGACCTGGCTCGATTGCCAGGTGATGACACCGCATATGAAAGCCCTCGGGGCTAAGGAGATCAAGCGGAAGACTTTCCTAAAACGTTTATCCGAATCGCACCTTGCGGCTGCCAGTTTGTTTTCGGAATAA
- a CDS encoding saccharopine dehydrogenase NADP-binding domain-containing protein, whose translation MNFLIYGANGYTGELIVRYAAKRGLKPILAGRNAIAVEALAKKHHLEYRVFSLNETDRLDAALQEVEMVLHCAGPFSLTSRPMVEACIRNKKHYTDITGEIAVFEACAAMGKKAEDAGVMLMPGVGFDVVPSDCLAKHLKDRLPTATHLSLAFYGMGRISHGTQATMTMNVGKGGAIRKDGKITSVPAAWKTREIDFGDGVSSPSVSSPHVSKGSSDVSIPHAVNGPRVVKTAVTIPWGDVATAYYSTGIPNIEVFTVVPKPQLKMLKLSRYLGWLLASKPVNNYLQKQIPPGGPTDEERAKGRTLMWGEASDLNGNRVQSHQQGPEGYTLTALAALNIAEKILAGNFTPGYQTPAKVYGADVVLEIEGVTRQD comes from the coding sequence ATGAACTTTCTGATCTACGGAGCAAACGGTTACACCGGCGAACTGATCGTTCGCTACGCGGCCAAGCGTGGTTTGAAACCGATCCTTGCCGGCCGCAATGCGATCGCGGTCGAGGCGTTGGCTAAGAAGCATCATCTCGAGTACCGCGTGTTTTCGCTTAACGAGACCGACCGGTTGGATGCGGCATTGCAGGAGGTCGAGATGGTGCTGCACTGCGCGGGGCCGTTCTCGTTGACCTCGCGGCCGATGGTCGAGGCGTGTATTCGCAACAAGAAACATTACACCGACATCACCGGCGAGATTGCCGTTTTCGAGGCGTGTGCGGCCATGGGCAAAAAGGCCGAGGACGCGGGCGTGATGCTGATGCCGGGCGTTGGGTTTGACGTGGTTCCAAGCGACTGTCTCGCGAAGCATTTGAAAGATCGTCTGCCGACTGCGACACATCTGTCGCTCGCATTCTACGGCATGGGCCGCATCTCACACGGCACGCAGGCGACGATGACGATGAATGTCGGCAAGGGCGGCGCCATCCGCAAAGACGGCAAGATCACGAGCGTCCCCGCCGCGTGGAAGACTCGCGAGATCGACTTTGGCGACGGTGTCAGTAGCCCGAGTGTCAGTAGCCCGCACGTAAGTAAGGGCTCAAGCGACGTTAGCATTCCACATGCGGTTAATGGCCCAAGAGTCGTAAAGACCGCCGTCACCATCCCGTGGGGCGACGTAGCGACAGCTTACTATTCCACCGGCATCCCAAACATCGAGGTCTTCACCGTCGTCCCGAAGCCTCAGCTCAAGATGCTAAAGCTCAGCCGCTACCTCGGCTGGCTCCTCGCGTCAAAGCCCGTCAATAACTACCTCCAAAAACAGATCCCGCCCGGCGGCCCCACCGACGAGGAACGCGCCAAGGGCCGCACCCTAATGTGGGGCGAAGCCTCAGACCTAAACGGCAACCGCGTCCAATCCCACCAACAAGGCCCCGAAGGCTACACCCTAACCGCCCTCGCCGCCCTCAACATCGCCGAAAAGATACTCGCCGGCAACTTCACCCCCGGCTATCAAACCCCGGCAAAAGTCTACGGTGCGGACGTGGTACTAGAAATTGAAGGAGTTACGCGACAGGATTGA
- a CDS encoding tetratricopeptide repeat protein, translating into MVSALSPETVLQNRYRIISRLDTKPDGKAKGGMGAVYLAVDTRLSCEVAVKQTINENAELSEEMTKAFEREAKLLAILRHPSLPRVTNHFIEDNAQFLVMDLVHGNDLDDVRRDYGGWLPVELALNLADQLLAVLEYLHSHNPPVIHRDIKPSNLKLTQNGHLMLLDFGLAKGTVGLMSQHNDRSLFAMTEAYASPEQLEGEITEARSDLFSVGATFYELLTGQAPLHALTKRAFALAMRKPDPLCPIHELNMDVPVEISRIFMQALALDIENRPSSASEFRRVLGQTEIENELQTVQGDEDRTFPLFSRSESEDRLVTDTEKDLIKGIEQLRLRAERAEELVQEQRQRQEAEKRHQAESARKQREAEVARQKEIKRLKIEEAKLQEEKKRLERAIILEEAKEKKVTTWKRVGVAVLTITILGGLFWLASGLFSSVSNTASDYYGIAYNCEKEMDNDCALANFSKAIELRPDFPEAYLGRGTAYVNKGSYDDAITDYSRAIELRNAFATAYHNRGVAYARKGNFDNAIRDYNQAIELEPNDASTYHNRGLANAKKGNYEQAIKDYNRAINIKPNDAGVHVSRGVAFSKKGNIDQAIADYRMALKLDPTDKDAKNNLEVALKEQKLK; encoded by the coding sequence ATGGTGTCTGCCCTTTCACCTGAAACAGTACTGCAAAATCGGTACCGTATTATCTCGCGTCTTGACACGAAGCCCGATGGCAAGGCGAAGGGAGGAATGGGAGCAGTTTATCTTGCTGTGGACACTCGGTTGAGTTGTGAGGTGGCAGTCAAACAAACTATCAACGAGAACGCTGAGCTTTCGGAGGAGATGACGAAAGCGTTTGAACGTGAAGCCAAACTCCTAGCGATCTTGCGACATCCTTCATTACCGAGAGTTACGAATCACTTTATTGAGGATAATGCCCAGTTTCTAGTAATGGATTTGGTTCACGGCAATGATTTAGACGATGTGCGACGTGACTACGGCGGATGGTTACCAGTTGAGTTGGCATTAAACCTCGCCGACCAACTTTTGGCGGTACTTGAATATCTACATTCGCACAATCCGCCGGTTATTCATCGTGATATAAAACCTTCAAATTTGAAACTGACCCAAAACGGGCATTTGATGCTTTTGGACTTTGGCCTCGCGAAAGGCACGGTTGGTTTAATGTCCCAACACAATGATCGAAGCCTGTTTGCCATGACAGAGGCATATGCCTCGCCAGAACAACTTGAAGGCGAAATTACGGAAGCACGAAGCGATTTATTTAGCGTCGGCGCGACCTTTTATGAATTATTGACGGGGCAGGCACCGCTGCACGCCTTGACGAAGCGAGCGTTCGCCTTGGCAATGAGAAAACCAGATCCATTGTGTCCGATTCATGAACTGAATATGGACGTTCCAGTCGAAATTTCCCGGATCTTTATGCAAGCGTTAGCACTAGACATCGAAAACCGCCCATCGTCGGCTAGTGAATTTCGACGAGTGTTAGGCCAAACGGAGATCGAGAACGAGTTGCAAACAGTCCAAGGAGACGAAGACAGGACTTTCCCTTTGTTCAGCCGAAGCGAAAGCGAAGACAGGCTTGTTACAGATACTGAGAAAGACCTAATCAAAGGAATTGAACAGCTACGCCTTCGGGCCGAGAGAGCCGAAGAATTAGTCCAAGAGCAACGTCAACGCCAAGAAGCGGAAAAACGACATCAAGCTGAATCGGCACGAAAACAACGCGAAGCGGAAGTCGCGCGACAAAAAGAAATTAAACGGCTTAAAATCGAAGAAGCAAAACTCCAGGAGGAAAAAAAGAGATTAGAAAGGGCAATAATCCTCGAAGAAGCTAAGGAAAAAAAGGTCACGACATGGAAACGCGTCGGCGTCGCAGTATTAACCATAACGATATTGGGCGGATTGTTTTGGTTAGCCTCGGGCCTGTTCTCAAGCGTATCGAATACTGCAAGTGATTATTACGGTATTGCCTACAACTGTGAGAAAGAAATGGACAACGATTGCGCTCTTGCTAATTTTTCTAAGGCGATTGAGTTAAGACCTGACTTTCCCGAGGCATACCTAGGGCGTGGAACTGCCTATGTGAACAAAGGCAGTTATGACGATGCAATCACAGACTACTCAAGAGCCATTGAGCTAAGGAATGCTTTTGCCACTGCCTATCACAATCGGGGAGTCGCCTATGCTCGCAAAGGCAATTTTGATAATGCTATTAGGGATTACAATCAAGCAATTGAATTAGAGCCTAATGATGCAAGTACTTACCACAATCGGGGACTTGCTAATGCTAAGAAAGGCAATTACGAACAAGCGATCAAGGATTACAATAGAGCAATTAATATTAAGCCCAATGATGCAGGTGTCCATGTCAGTCGGGGAGTCGCATTCTCAAAAAAGGGAAATATCGACCAAGCAATTGCGGACTATCGGATGGCCTTGAAATTAGATCCAACCGACAAGGATGCTAAAAACAATTTGGAAGTCGCCTTAAAAGAACAGAAGCTTAAATGA
- the thiC gene encoding phosphomethylpyrimidine synthase ThiC has protein sequence MISIQKNRESKKLDDLRVTYPQSTRIYSQGSTANLRVPMRRIAFGTGYSSKDNRHRELVDGISLYDTTGPYGDPASTIDLALGLSGCRATWIESRNDTEVLSERTSEYAALLLGSGTACHGMSRRAEVRRAITGKNVSQMHYARQGIVTPEMEFIAIRENQGFLENKTIGHKHAAHSFGAILPSEGYTPEFVRQEVALGRAIIPSNINHPEAEPMIIGRNFRVKVNANIGNSAVASTIATEVKKMIWACNWGADTVTDLSTGRDIHQTREWILRNSPVPIGTSPIYQALDKVRGKVKDLSWSLFRDTLIEHAEQGVDFLTVNVGVSIVDEGTTDDRLTGIVSRGGSIVAEWCRHHQRENFLIEHFDEICELASAYGFIISLGNGLRSGSISDANDTAQFTELERIGKFVKRAWRYDAQVMVEGPGHIPIHLLKENMDQQLTLCHEAPFYNLGPIVTDIAPGYDHMTSIAGATLMAWYGCSMLCYLTAKEHLGLPNKDDVKQSLIAYRIAAHSADLAKGHPAAHYRDNALSSARFQFRWEDQFALAIDPITARDFHDEGLPADAAKNAHFCSMCGPNFCSMRRQDSPT, from the coding sequence ATGATCTCAATTCAAAAAAATCGCGAATCTAAAAAACTCGATGATTTACGGGTTACGTACCCGCAATCAACTCGGATTTATTCGCAAGGTTCCACTGCCAACTTAAGAGTACCAATGCGAAGAATAGCTTTTGGCACCGGCTATAGCAGTAAAGACAACCGACATAGGGAGCTGGTGGATGGTATTTCACTATACGATACCACTGGTCCCTATGGGGATCCGGCATCGACTATTGACTTAGCATTGGGACTATCTGGCTGTCGCGCAACCTGGATTGAATCAAGAAACGACACGGAGGTTCTTTCGGAGAGAACTTCCGAATATGCGGCTCTTTTGTTAGGCAGTGGAACAGCCTGCCATGGTATGAGTAGACGTGCTGAAGTCCGCAGAGCAATAACTGGAAAGAACGTGTCGCAAATGCACTACGCGAGGCAAGGAATAGTAACCCCTGAAATGGAGTTTATTGCGATACGGGAGAATCAGGGGTTCCTGGAAAACAAAACGATTGGTCACAAGCATGCTGCTCACTCTTTCGGCGCCATTCTCCCATCTGAAGGTTACACACCGGAATTTGTCAGGCAAGAGGTTGCTTTGGGGAGAGCTATCATACCGTCCAATATCAATCATCCTGAGGCCGAGCCGATGATAATAGGCAGAAATTTCCGAGTCAAGGTTAATGCCAATATCGGAAATTCAGCTGTAGCTTCAACTATCGCAACAGAAGTTAAAAAGATGATTTGGGCGTGCAACTGGGGCGCCGATACGGTCACAGATTTGTCAACTGGCCGGGATATTCATCAAACACGAGAGTGGATTCTCCGGAATAGTCCGGTTCCAATCGGGACCTCTCCAATTTATCAGGCGCTTGATAAAGTTCGAGGAAAAGTGAAAGACCTGAGTTGGTCCCTATTTAGGGATACGCTCATTGAGCATGCAGAGCAAGGCGTTGATTTCTTGACAGTAAATGTGGGGGTTTCAATTGTCGACGAAGGAACAACGGACGATCGACTTACAGGTATCGTGTCCAGAGGTGGGTCAATCGTTGCTGAATGGTGCCGGCATCATCAACGTGAGAACTTCCTAATTGAACACTTTGATGAAATCTGCGAGTTAGCTAGTGCCTATGGATTCATAATTTCTTTGGGTAACGGATTACGTTCAGGTTCGATATCCGACGCAAACGACACAGCACAATTTACCGAGCTAGAGCGAATCGGAAAATTCGTGAAACGCGCATGGAGATATGACGCACAAGTTATGGTAGAAGGGCCAGGCCATATTCCAATTCATTTGCTGAAGGAGAACATGGATCAGCAACTTACGCTTTGTCATGAGGCTCCGTTTTATAATTTAGGCCCAATTGTTACTGATATCGCCCCGGGTTATGACCACATGACTTCAATAGCGGGAGCAACGCTGATGGCGTGGTATGGGTGTTCGATGTTGTGTTACCTGACCGCCAAGGAACATCTTGGATTGCCTAACAAAGATGACGTAAAGCAATCCTTAATCGCGTACCGAATCGCCGCTCATTCCGCGGACTTAGCTAAAGGTCATCCTGCGGCCCACTATCGCGACAACGCCCTAAGTTCCGCAAGATTTCAGTTCCGCTGGGAAGATCAATTTGCCTTGGCAATAGACCCTATAACCGCTAGAGACTTTCACGATGAAGGCCTACCTGCCGACGCCGCAAAGAACGCGCACTTTTGCTCCATGTGCGGCCCAAATTTTTGTTCAATGCGCCGCCAAGATAGTCCGACATAG
- a CDS encoding nucleotidyltransferase, giving the protein MLNPDFRDILWSLKNAAVDFIVVGAFALASHGRPRATGDIDIFLRNSPDNAERIMAALRDFGAPLDKISVEDFTSRDNVVQLGLEPRRIDLMTRISGVSFDEAWKNKVAVAIGDLEVFVLSKSDLLANKKAADRDKDSGDIAWLTENS; this is encoded by the coding sequence ATGCTGAACCCCGACTTCAGAGACATATTGTGGTCGTTAAAAAACGCCGCGGTTGACTTTATCGTCGTCGGGGCGTTTGCGCTTGCGTCTCACGGTCGGCCGAGGGCGACAGGCGATATCGACATTTTCTTACGAAACAGCCCGGACAATGCGGAGCGAATAATGGCGGCCCTGCGCGACTTTGGTGCGCCGCTTGACAAGATATCGGTCGAGGACTTCACGTCGCGTGACAACGTCGTCCAATTAGGTCTCGAACCGCGTCGCATCGATCTGATGACCCGGATCAGCGGCGTGTCGTTCGACGAAGCGTGGAAGAACAAGGTCGCTGTCGCGATCGGTGATCTGGAAGTGTTCGTCTTATCAAAAAGCGATCTGCTAGCAAATAAGAAAGCTGCGGATCGCGACAAGGACAGCGGCGACATCGCGTGGCTCACCGAGAACTCCTGA
- the gyrB gene encoding DNA topoisomerase (ATP-hydrolyzing) subunit B, with protein sequence MVLAKAKKEYSADSITVLEGRDAVRKRPAMYIGSTSEIGLHHLVYEVVDNSVDEALAGFCDQVEVIIHIDNSITVIDNGRGIPTDIHKQEGRSAAEVVMTVLHAGGKFDSNSYKVSGGLHGVGVSCVNFLSEFLRLEIWRDGKTHEQEYERGIPVAPLKQTGTTTKRGTKVTFRPDTEIFETTNYSFEKLSERLREKAFLNKGIRIIIKDEREEEEKSHEFYYKGGIAEFVKHLNRNKQVLHDEPLYFESVSDDLSIEVSMQYNDGYDEKIFTFANNINTVDGGTHLSGFRGSITRTINNYAESSGMTKNAKVTLSGDDVREGLVAVISVKLPQPQFEGQTKGKLNSPVKGPVESFLNEKLGEYFEQHPAVAKKIVGKAVEAARAREAARKAREIVRKSAMGGSGLPGKLADCQEKDPALSEIYIVEGDSAGGSAKQGRDRKNQAVLPLKGKILNVEKARFDKMLGHGEIKALITALGTGIGKEDFDVSKLRYHKICLMTDADVDGSHIRTLLLTFFYRQMPELLEGGYVYIAQPPLYKVKRGKKEEYIKDEKAMFRYLMRQATSDVQVTSADRGVEGRELSKALEQTTELKNYKERLARRLFNDPHLVQVLLEAFGGRDGILSKHSVRLRKIFGEQEMMAEVEGRLADAGYNTELTSDEEHSLWEIDIAYPNGGRLKIDWNLASYVEFQKAVELKRDLETYFAAPFVLGENGKSESLDTREDLLEKVMGLAKKDLTIQRYKGLGEMNPEQLWETTMDPEKRTMLQVRIEDAIETDGIFTVLMGDQVEPRRKFIEDNALDVKNLDV encoded by the coding sequence ATAGTTTTGGCTAAGGCAAAGAAAGAATACAGTGCAGATTCGATAACCGTTCTCGAAGGGCGCGACGCGGTGCGCAAGCGGCCCGCGATGTACATCGGCTCGACGAGCGAGATCGGGCTGCATCATCTGGTTTACGAGGTAGTTGATAACTCGGTCGATGAGGCCCTGGCGGGCTTTTGCGATCAGGTCGAGGTGATCATTCACATCGACAATTCGATCACGGTCATCGACAATGGACGCGGCATTCCGACCGACATACACAAGCAGGAAGGCCGCTCGGCTGCCGAGGTCGTGATGACCGTGCTGCACGCCGGCGGCAAGTTCGACTCGAATTCCTACAAGGTCTCCGGCGGCCTCCACGGTGTCGGCGTGAGCTGTGTAAACTTCCTAAGCGAATTCCTCCGCCTTGAGATCTGGCGTGACGGCAAGACGCACGAGCAGGAATACGAACGCGGCATTCCCGTCGCACCGCTCAAGCAGACCGGCACCACGACGAAGCGCGGCACAAAGGTCACGTTTCGCCCCGACACCGAGATATTCGAGACGACCAACTACAGTTTTGAGAAGCTGTCAGAGCGGCTTCGCGAAAAGGCCTTTCTCAACAAAGGCATCCGCATCATCATCAAGGACGAACGCGAAGAAGAGGAGAAATCGCACGAGTTCTATTACAAGGGCGGCATCGCTGAATTTGTAAAGCACCTTAACCGCAATAAGCAGGTCCTGCACGACGAACCGTTGTATTTCGAGAGCGTCTCGGACGACCTCTCGATCGAGGTGTCAATGCAGTACAACGACGGCTACGACGAGAAGATATTTACGTTTGCCAACAACATCAATACCGTTGACGGCGGCACGCACCTGTCGGGTTTTCGCGGTTCGATCACGCGAACGATCAACAACTACGCCGAATCATCAGGCATGACCAAGAACGCAAAGGTCACGCTCAGCGGCGACGACGTCCGCGAGGGCCTGGTTGCCGTGATCTCGGTCAAGCTGCCGCAGCCGCAGTTCGAGGGGCAGACAAAGGGCAAGCTCAACTCGCCCGTCAAAGGGCCTGTCGAATCGTTCCTGAATGAGAAGCTGGGCGAGTATTTCGAGCAGCATCCGGCCGTCGCCAAAAAGATCGTCGGCAAGGCCGTCGAGGCCGCCCGCGCCCGTGAGGCGGCACGAAAGGCACGCGAGATCGTGCGAAAATCAGCGATGGGCGGCTCTGGTTTGCCCGGCAAGCTCGCCGATTGTCAGGAGAAAGACCCTGCGCTGAGCGAGATCTACATCGTCGAGGGCGACTCGGCCGGCGGCTCGGCCAAGCAGGGCCGCGACCGCAAGAACCAGGCCGTGCTGCCGCTCAAGGGCAAGATCCTCAACGTCGAAAAAGCACGCTTTGACAAGATGCTCGGCCACGGCGAGATCAAGGCGTTGATCACCGCACTCGGCACCGGCATCGGCAAAGAGGATTTTGACGTCAGCAAACTTCGTTATCACAAGATCTGCCTGATGACCGACGCCGACGTTGACGGATCGCACATCCGCACGCTGCTGCTGACGTTCTTTTATCGGCAGATGCCTGAACTGCTCGAGGGCGGCTATGTTTACATCGCCCAGCCGCCGCTCTACAAGGTAAAACGCGGCAAGAAAGAAGAGTACATCAAGGACGAGAAAGCGATGTTCCGCTATCTTATGCGTCAGGCGACCAGCGATGTTCAGGTTACGTCCGCAGATCGTGGCGTCGAAGGCCGCGAACTCTCAAAGGCACTCGAGCAGACGACCGAGCTCAAGAACTATAAAGAACGGCTCGCCAGACGCCTGTTCAATGATCCACATCTCGTGCAGGTGCTGCTTGAGGCCTTTGGCGGGCGTGACGGCATTCTGAGCAAGCATTCGGTCCGCCTGCGAAAGATATTCGGCGAACAAGAGATGATGGCCGAAGTCGAAGGCCGTCTCGCCGACGCCGGCTACAACACCGAACTCACCTCAGACGAGGAGCACAGCCTGTGGGAGATCGACATTGCCTATCCCAACGGCGGCCGCCTCAAGATCGACTGGAACCTTGCCAGCTATGTCGAATTCCAAAAGGCCGTCGAGCTAAAACGCGACCTCGAGACCTATTTTGCAGCACCATTTGTGCTCGGCGAGAACGGCAAGAGCGAATCGCTCGATACCCGCGAGGACCTGCTCGAAAAGGTAATGGGCCTCGCCAAAAAGGACCTCACCATCCAGCGTTACAAGGGCCTCGGCGAGATGAACCCCGAACAGCTCTGGGAAACCACCATGGACCCCGAAAAACGCACCATGCTCCAGGTTCGCATCGAAGACGCCATCGAGACCGACGGCATCTTCACCGTCCTGATGGGCGACCAGGTCGAGCCCCGCCGCAAATTCATCGAGGACAACGCGCTGGATGTGAAAAACCTGGACGTTTAG